One Ahaetulla prasina isolate Xishuangbanna chromosome 10, ASM2864084v1, whole genome shotgun sequence genomic region harbors:
- the SRSF4 gene encoding serine/arginine-rich splicing factor 4 isoform X2, whose protein sequence is MSDIQKTLNQCGYGYRRSGRDKYGPPTRTEYRLIVENLSSRCSWQDLKDYMRQAGEVTYADAHKGRKNEGVIEFKSYSDMKRALEKLDGTEVNGRKIRLVEDRPGSRRRRSYSRSRTHSRSRSRSRHSRKSRSRSGSSKSSHSKSRSRSRSRSHSRSKSRSRSKSHSRGQKEKSRSPSKDDKSRSRSRSAEKSRSKSKDKPQDIVQNDGDHQAKSRSPSKEKSKSKSRSRSGSKERVEREERRSVRGSRSKEREKSVSKGRSRSKERSRSRSRSKSKDKRKGRKRSREASRSRSRSHSRNERNKRRNKHDSKSSSKKKKREDQERSRSRSRSRSRSQSKEKERIKTEPDPKDAKGEGEEMDTSCRSRSRSNSKSKNVKSESRSRSKSVSKTRSQSKSRSRSASRSHSRSRSRSRSRS, encoded by the exons ATGTCAGATATTCAGAAAACTTTAAATCAAT GTGGATATGGTTATAGAAGAAGTGGAAGAGATAAGTATGGGCCTCCGACCCGTACTGAATACAGATTGATCGTTGAAAATCTGTCAAGCCGTTGCAGTTGGCAGGATTTGAAG GATTATATGCGTCAGGCAGGTGAAGTGACATATGCTGATGCACACAAGGGGAGAAAAAACGAAGGTGTGATTGAATTCAAATCTTATTCAGACATGAAAAGAGCCCTTGAAAAACTGGATGGGACAGAAGTAAATGGTAGAAAGATAAGACTAGTGGAAGACAGGCCTGGGTCCAGGCGCCGCCGTTCTTACTCCAGAAGTCGTACTCATTCAAG GTCTCGCTCTCGAAGCAGACATTCCCGTAAAAGCAGGAGTCGTAGTGGCAGTAGTAAAAGCAGCCATTCAAAGAGCAGATCGCGATCCAG GTCTAGATCTCATTCCAGAAGCAAGAGCCGCAGTCGGAGCAAAAGTCATAGCAGAggccaaaaggaaaaaagcaggAGTCCAAGTAAAGATGATAAAAGCAGGAGCCGCAGTAGAAGCGCCGAGAAATCTCGAAGTAAAAGTAAAGACAAACCACAGGATATAGTTCAAAATGATGGTGACCACCAAGCAAAAAGCAGAAGTCCCAGCaaggaaaagagtaagagtaaaagccGCAGTAGGAGTGGCAGTAAAGAGAGGgtagaaagggaggaaaggagaagcgTAAGGGGCAGTCggagcaaagagagagagaagagtgtCAGCAAGGGAAGGAGCAGGAGTAAAGAAAGGAGCAGGAGTAGAAGCCGTAGCAAGAGCAAGGACAAAAGGAAAGGTAGGAAGAGGAGCAGGGAGGCTagtaggagcaggagcaggagtcaCAGCAGAAATGAGAGAAACAAGAGAAGGAATAAACATGACAGCAAGTCTAGTagcaagaagaaaaagagagaagatcaAGAGCGGTCCAGGTCCAGGTCCAGGTCTAGGTCTCGATCTCAATCCAAGGAAAAAGAGCGTATAAAAACAGAACCTGACCCGAAAGACGCCAAAGGCGAGGGTGAGGAAATGGACACCAGTTGTAGATCAAGATCAAGATCAAATTCCAAATCTAAAAATGTCAAATCAGAATCTCGGTCCAGATCCAAATCAGTTTCAAAAACAAGATCCCAGTCGAAGTCTAGATCGAGATCCGCTTCTAGGTCACATTCTCGATCTAGGTCGCGATCTCGGTCCAGATCTTAA
- the SRSF4 gene encoding serine/arginine-rich splicing factor 4 isoform X1, with translation MPRVYIGRLSYQARERDVERFFKGYGKILEVDLKNGYGFVEFDDVRDADDAVYELNGKDLCGERVIVEHARGPRRDSSYGSGRSGYGYRRSGRDKYGPPTRTEYRLIVENLSSRCSWQDLKDYMRQAGEVTYADAHKGRKNEGVIEFKSYSDMKRALEKLDGTEVNGRKIRLVEDRPGSRRRRSYSRSRTHSRSRSRSRHSRKSRSRSGSSKSSHSKSRSRSRSRSHSRSKSRSRSKSHSRGQKEKSRSPSKDDKSRSRSRSAEKSRSKSKDKPQDIVQNDGDHQAKSRSPSKEKSKSKSRSRSGSKERVEREERRSVRGSRSKEREKSVSKGRSRSKERSRSRSRSKSKDKRKGRKRSREASRSRSRSHSRNERNKRRNKHDSKSSSKKKKREDQERSRSRSRSRSRSQSKEKERIKTEPDPKDAKGEGEEMDTSCRSRSRSNSKSKNVKSESRSRSKSVSKTRSQSKSRSRSASRSHSRSRSRSRSRS, from the exons gtATGGCTTTGTTGAGTTTGATGATGTGCGTGATGCAGACGATGCTGTTTATGAACTAAACGGCAAAGATCTTTGTGGGGAGCGTGTAATTGTTGAGCATGCTCGAGGCCCTCGTCGTGACAGCAGTTATGGTTCTGGACGCA GTGGATATGGTTATAGAAGAAGTGGAAGAGATAAGTATGGGCCTCCGACCCGTACTGAATACAGATTGATCGTTGAAAATCTGTCAAGCCGTTGCAGTTGGCAGGATTTGAAG GATTATATGCGTCAGGCAGGTGAAGTGACATATGCTGATGCACACAAGGGGAGAAAAAACGAAGGTGTGATTGAATTCAAATCTTATTCAGACATGAAAAGAGCCCTTGAAAAACTGGATGGGACAGAAGTAAATGGTAGAAAGATAAGACTAGTGGAAGACAGGCCTGGGTCCAGGCGCCGCCGTTCTTACTCCAGAAGTCGTACTCATTCAAG GTCTCGCTCTCGAAGCAGACATTCCCGTAAAAGCAGGAGTCGTAGTGGCAGTAGTAAAAGCAGCCATTCAAAGAGCAGATCGCGATCCAG GTCTAGATCTCATTCCAGAAGCAAGAGCCGCAGTCGGAGCAAAAGTCATAGCAGAggccaaaaggaaaaaagcaggAGTCCAAGTAAAGATGATAAAAGCAGGAGCCGCAGTAGAAGCGCCGAGAAATCTCGAAGTAAAAGTAAAGACAAACCACAGGATATAGTTCAAAATGATGGTGACCACCAAGCAAAAAGCAGAAGTCCCAGCaaggaaaagagtaagagtaaaagccGCAGTAGGAGTGGCAGTAAAGAGAGGgtagaaagggaggaaaggagaagcgTAAGGGGCAGTCggagcaaagagagagagaagagtgtCAGCAAGGGAAGGAGCAGGAGTAAAGAAAGGAGCAGGAGTAGAAGCCGTAGCAAGAGCAAGGACAAAAGGAAAGGTAGGAAGAGGAGCAGGGAGGCTagtaggagcaggagcaggagtcaCAGCAGAAATGAGAGAAACAAGAGAAGGAATAAACATGACAGCAAGTCTAGTagcaagaagaaaaagagagaagatcaAGAGCGGTCCAGGTCCAGGTCCAGGTCTAGGTCTCGATCTCAATCCAAGGAAAAAGAGCGTATAAAAACAGAACCTGACCCGAAAGACGCCAAAGGCGAGGGTGAGGAAATGGACACCAGTTGTAGATCAAGATCAAGATCAAATTCCAAATCTAAAAATGTCAAATCAGAATCTCGGTCCAGATCCAAATCAGTTTCAAAAACAAGATCCCAGTCGAAGTCTAGATCGAGATCCGCTTCTAGGTCACATTCTCGATCTAGGTCGCGATCTCGGTCCAGATCTTAA